Proteins encoded within one genomic window of Companilactobacillus sp.:
- a CDS encoding DUF1858 domain-containing protein, translating into MEEKIIDFEVPINTLAQQYPDFVDTMYSIGFTKIKVPGMLGTVGKIINLKKGSRAMGIPLETIAKAFEERGYQLKNYDK; encoded by the coding sequence ATGGAAGAAAAAATAATTGATTTCGAAGTGCCAATCAACACGTTGGCCCAACAGTATCCAGACTTTGTCGATACGATGTATTCGATCGGTTTTACCAAAATCAAGGTGCCAGGGATGTTAGGCACAGTCGGCAAGATCATCAATTTGAAAAAAGGCTCTAGAGCAATGGGCATACCACTTGAGACTATTGCCAAAGCTTTTGAGGAGAGGGGCTACCAGCTGAAAAATTATGACAAATAA
- a CDS encoding metal-sulfur cluster assembly factor, which translates to MDEETKKEKVNEITDALEAVIDPELGIDIVNLGLIYGIDIEGTKCTVTMTLTTMGCPLSDMINNDIHQAVESVDGIESCDINLVWYPIWDMNKMSRFAKIALGIHG; encoded by the coding sequence ATGGATGAAGAAACAAAGAAAGAAAAAGTTAACGAAATAACTGATGCGCTTGAAGCAGTTATTGACCCTGAATTAGGTATTGATATCGTTAACCTCGGCTTGATCTATGGTATCGACATCGAAGGTACCAAATGTACTGTGACGATGACTCTAACTACCATGGGTTGTCCATTGAGCGATATGATCAATAATGATATTCACCAAGCTGTTGAATCAGTTGATGGCATCGAAAGTTGCGACATCAATCTAGTTTGGTATCCAATTTGGGATATGAACAAGATGAGTCGTTTTGCTAAGATTGCTTTAGGAATTCACGGCTAG